A section of the Cuniculiplasma divulgatum genome encodes:
- a CDS encoding NADP-dependent malic enzyme gives MDDISRTEEFNREAIAYSEYYKGKIQVLPKVPVRGLQDFSFWYTPGVAAVSLKIAKDRDSSFELTGRWNSVAILTDGSRVLGLGNVGPEAAMPVMEGKSLIFNVLGAVNAVPVPIRIGSREEFIGVAKALEPTFGGFNLEDIESPKCFYILETLQKSLSIPAWHDDQLGTACITLAGVINALRVVNKKIEDTKVVLLGSGAANIAAAHLLAAAGFKKGNMILADSRGILEPEREDIDSLMINNPWKYELAMQTNSERLKGPSEKAFNGADVIISASKPGPGTIKPEWIGTMNNDGIVFALANPIPEIWPEEAKKAGAKIVATGRGDFPNQVNNSLVFPGVFRGVLDARAKGVNFDIMVAASYEIANFVKNPDEDHIVPTMDDWELYPSVASAVASKTVEMGLARKTNSREGFYKTAQELIEFNRNMFLKLMDEKLIRELPGGIKNER, from the coding sequence ATGGATGATATATCCAGGACGGAGGAATTCAACAGGGAGGCAATCGCCTATTCCGAATATTACAAGGGTAAAATCCAGGTTCTTCCAAAGGTCCCGGTCAGGGGCCTGCAGGATTTTTCCTTCTGGTACACACCAGGGGTGGCTGCAGTCTCACTGAAGATAGCCAAGGATCGTGACAGTTCTTTCGAACTGACAGGAAGATGGAATTCGGTGGCAATACTCACGGATGGTTCAAGGGTTCTGGGGCTTGGAAACGTGGGCCCGGAAGCCGCAATGCCGGTGATGGAAGGAAAATCCCTGATTTTCAATGTACTTGGGGCTGTGAATGCAGTCCCGGTTCCAATAAGAATAGGGAGCAGGGAGGAATTCATAGGCGTTGCAAAGGCACTTGAACCCACCTTTGGTGGATTCAACCTGGAAGACATAGAATCCCCTAAATGCTTCTATATCCTTGAGACCTTGCAGAAAAGCCTTTCCATTCCGGCCTGGCACGATGATCAGCTTGGAACGGCATGCATCACTCTGGCAGGCGTCATCAATGCCCTGAGGGTGGTTAATAAGAAGATTGAAGATACAAAAGTGGTTCTTCTGGGTTCAGGTGCTGCCAATATAGCGGCTGCACATCTCCTGGCTGCGGCCGGGTTCAAGAAGGGCAACATGATACTGGCTGATTCCAGGGGAATACTTGAGCCCGAAAGGGAGGATATAGACAGCCTGATGATAAACAACCCCTGGAAATATGAACTGGCAATGCAGACAAATTCTGAGAGGCTTAAGGGTCCTTCTGAAAAGGCATTTAATGGTGCGGATGTCATAATTTCTGCATCAAAGCCGGGTCCTGGTACAATCAAGCCAGAATGGATCGGGACAATGAACAATGATGGCATAGTTTTCGCACTGGCAAACCCCATACCGGAAATATGGCCTGAAGAGGCAAAGAAGGCAGGAGCAAAGATTGTTGCAACAGGTAGGGGGGATTTCCCGAACCAGGTGAACAACAGTCTTGTATTTCCCGGAGTATTTCGCGGCGTTCTTGATGCCAGGGCAAAAGGGGTAAACTTTGACATAATGGTTGCTGCATCATACGAAATAGCCAATTTTGTGAAAAATCCGGATGAGGATCATATTGTACCTACAATGGATGACTGGGAGCTTTATCCCAGTGTTGCATCCGCTGTTGCATCAAAAACTGTTGAAATGGGCCTTGCAAGGAAGACAAACTCAAGGGAAGGCTTCTATAAAACTGCGCAGGAACTTATAGAATTCAACAGGAATATGTTTCTGAAGCTGATGGATGAAAAGCTCATAAGGGAATTACCTGGAGGTATTAAGAATGAAAGATAA
- a CDS encoding GNAT family N-acetyltransferase, whose translation MKDKVVVREMSAADIDGSVDLILRLKKLNGEFDSIFVVSDNAKKDAEDRLKEAVKNPERHISLLAERGGKVLGVMLINILDRCYYLPEKEARITDFYIMPEFRRSGAGKMLISRSYEELKKRKISIITAEFPSQNLIALRFYKSLGYREIVGIYGKVLEEE comes from the coding sequence ATGAAAGATAAGGTTGTGGTTAGGGAAATGTCTGCCGCTGATATCGATGGATCTGTGGACCTGATACTGAGGCTCAAGAAGCTGAACGGAGAATTTGATTCCATATTTGTGGTCTCAGATAATGCAAAGAAGGATGCCGAGGATCGCCTTAAGGAAGCCGTAAAGAACCCTGAGAGGCACATATCTCTCCTGGCAGAAAGAGGCGGCAAAGTTCTGGGAGTTATGCTCATAAATATCCTGGACAGGTGTTATTACCTTCCTGAGAAGGAGGCCAGAATAACTGATTTCTACATAATGCCTGAGTTCAGGAGATCGGGTGCCGGAAAAATGCTCATTTCAAGGAGTTACGAAGAACTTAAGAAGAGGAAGATAAGCATAATTACCGCTGAGTTCCCGTCGCAGAATCTCATAGCCCTGAGATTTTACAAGAGTCTGGGATACAGGGAAATCGTGGGCATATACGGAAAGGTCCTAGAGGAAGAGTGA
- a CDS encoding DUF5680 domain-containing protein, translating into MPVHQIPFPEFLSEAKKQTYASLSGKVLSALSGAKEHEFIQGDYRYVDIYFGSLHFSGIEIVYVKDKPLWAMSYSGGLVRHECKVENIYAFLRQALLLPDPSIPVRGPKHLAVGEYTYGLAVDGTLEDFSGSEIIRESSEIVYSLHFAGGNIG; encoded by the coding sequence GTGCCAGTGCACCAGATCCCATTCCCTGAATTTCTTTCTGAGGCTAAGAAACAGACCTACGCTTCTCTGTCCGGGAAGGTCTTATCTGCATTATCAGGCGCCAAGGAACATGAGTTCATCCAAGGTGATTACAGGTACGTGGATATCTATTTCGGCTCTCTTCATTTTTCAGGAATTGAAATTGTCTATGTGAAAGATAAACCGCTGTGGGCCATGAGCTATTCGGGCGGATTGGTCCGGCATGAGTGTAAAGTGGAAAACATATACGCGTTCCTGAGGCAGGCTTTACTGCTTCCGGACCCCAGTATTCCTGTTAGAGGGCCCAAGCATCTGGCGGTCGGCGAATACACATACGGCCTCGCTGTCGATGGTACTCTGGAAGATTTCTCAGGCAGTGAGATCATAAGGGAGAGTTCTGAAATCGTGTATTCTCTGCACTTTGCAGGTGGTAATATAGGCTGA
- a CDS encoding divalent metal cation transporter, whose translation MNILDFSNRHSVLTRMGPAWLVMIADVDVASIITGLETGSLYGYHVIFIMLVLAIPLAIMQYASGKLGAVTGKGIGDVLRERYSRRVSGIASIPMAVTDILSYIAEYAGIAIGFALLGISPIISIPVVYVIHNAIVFSRKYDGIEKILIPISLVLVISIISTVFIFRPSFSKVLIGLSPLQPYGNNGFDYYIVANIGAVIMPFMLFYQAGATAEKRLGLSDLRLIRNETYMGAVVSELLMVGIVIAGTFIGGEMGVGALASAMKPFGSLAPYILAVGFISSGFLALVVISLGSSWGIGETLSWGNHDSGITSSSRKFFYLYVGESLPAMIIAIYLGSDLLGLVINLMVIFVIVLIPIGLLLGKLVSDETVMGDHAFSRSYMALYWTTFAIIEAAGIWGIALSI comes from the coding sequence ATGAATATACTAGACTTCAGCAATCGGCACAGCGTGTTGACCAGAATGGGGCCGGCATGGCTTGTTATGATAGCCGATGTTGATGTTGCCAGCATCATTACAGGGCTGGAAACAGGTTCCCTGTATGGATATCATGTTATTTTCATAATGCTGGTGCTTGCAATTCCACTGGCAATAATGCAGTATGCATCCGGAAAACTTGGTGCAGTCACCGGTAAGGGCATAGGTGATGTCCTGAGGGAAAGGTACAGCCGGAGGGTTTCCGGAATCGCTTCGATACCTATGGCAGTGACGGATATTCTTTCCTATATTGCAGAGTATGCGGGGATTGCAATAGGCTTTGCACTTTTAGGAATTTCTCCAATCATATCCATACCTGTGGTGTACGTTATACACAACGCCATCGTATTTTCCAGGAAATACGATGGGATAGAGAAAATACTCATACCCATTTCACTGGTGCTTGTCATATCCATAATCTCCACCGTATTTATTTTCAGGCCAAGCTTCAGCAAAGTCCTGATTGGATTGTCACCTCTCCAGCCCTATGGAAACAATGGGTTTGACTATTATATTGTGGCAAATATAGGTGCAGTAATAATGCCGTTCATGCTGTTCTATCAGGCAGGTGCCACAGCCGAAAAGAGACTGGGGTTGAGTGATCTCAGGCTCATCAGAAATGAGACCTATATGGGCGCTGTGGTCAGCGAACTGCTCATGGTTGGCATAGTGATTGCTGGAACTTTCATTGGTGGAGAAATGGGAGTTGGGGCACTGGCCTCTGCCATGAAGCCATTCGGATCTCTGGCTCCGTACATTCTAGCCGTTGGATTCATATCTTCGGGGTTTCTTGCCCTGGTTGTGATCTCTCTGGGATCGTCATGGGGAATTGGTGAAACCCTTTCATGGGGGAACCATGATTCCGGCATAACCTCCTCCAGCAGAAAATTCTTCTACCTGTACGTGGGGGAGAGCCTCCCTGCCATGATCATTGCAATATACCTGGGTTCAGATCTTCTGGGACTTGTAATCAACCTCATGGTTATTTTTGTCATCGTGCTCATCCCAATTGGTCTGCTTCTGGGAAAACTCGTTTCCGACGAGACCGTCATGGGTGATCATGCCTTTTCCAGATCATACATGGCCCTGTACTGGACCACATTTGCCATTATTGAGGCAGCAGGAATATGGGGCATAGCCCTCTCAATCTGA
- a CDS encoding metal-dependent transcriptional regulator: METRSITTEDYLKAIDEFTLYSGYASLSEIAHLLGTARQSAYDEIKILVQKGLVERRSRGEYILTGEGRVEANIFLRKHRIAEILLWKSLSLPWETIDDEAMGIEHGITETIADAVCKKYGCDSCPHGNPVPDETGKVNEIHDIFFNSLKPDKKYRISRVIFENSEILHYLGTRSMLPGYEVATDHQGKLCISSNNDEKVPESVGRAITYLTFDE, translated from the coding sequence GTGGAAACCAGATCCATAACTACCGAGGATTACCTGAAGGCCATCGATGAATTCACGCTTTACAGCGGATACGCATCGCTAAGTGAGATCGCACATCTTCTGGGGACTGCAAGGCAAAGTGCATATGACGAGATCAAGATTCTGGTACAGAAAGGTCTCGTGGAACGGCGATCTAGAGGTGAATATATTCTCACCGGGGAAGGCAGGGTCGAGGCAAACATATTTCTCAGGAAGCACCGGATAGCCGAAATCCTTCTCTGGAAATCACTTTCACTTCCATGGGAAACCATAGACGATGAGGCAATGGGAATTGAGCATGGCATTACTGAAACAATTGCAGATGCTGTCTGCAAAAAATACGGATGCGATTCGTGTCCGCATGGAAACCCCGTGCCTGATGAAACCGGCAAAGTGAATGAAATTCATGATATCTTTTTTAATTCACTGAAGCCTGATAAAAAATACAGGATTTCCCGTGTAATCTTTGAAAACTCGGAAATACTGCATTACCTTGGAACCAGATCAATGCTTCCCGGTTATGAGGTTGCTACAGACCATCAGGGCAAGTTGTGCATCTCCTCCAATAATGATGAAAAAGTTCCTGAATCAGTTGGAAGAGCAATAACATACCTCACATTTGATGAATAA
- a CDS encoding alpha/beta hydrolase-fold protein, with product MASKLSVQKEEIDGVSLKNNPLGDPETRDIFIIEHNSTDDTPILIGLAGFFGTAQSFLNRSFTNVDFLGTLEVITRSNPELPFIIALPDTMTGLRGNQYLNSTAVGNYEDFITRDLYGFLEKRYGKRKLGIFGKSSGGFGAYNLASQHPDIFSGFIDVSGDSAFEFCYLKDFPGAFETIKKYGTGNFLTKFLESPSHTTAELDTLNLLAMSAFYSPKEDEDVGIGLPFSLDTGLVREEIWKKWLEFDPVRNVRQRLDNLREQTVVFQVGNHDEFSLNLGIGALSTILNENSIANTIMRYDEGHFGIDYFYRDSIPMLIQGISQEPDNNR from the coding sequence ATGGCTTCCAAGCTTTCTGTCCAGAAAGAAGAAATTGATGGCGTTTCACTCAAAAATAATCCCCTCGGGGATCCTGAAACGAGGGACATATTCATCATAGAGCATAACAGCACGGATGACACACCTATCCTGATTGGACTTGCTGGATTCTTTGGCACGGCCCAGAGCTTTCTGAATCGAAGTTTCACAAACGTGGATTTCCTTGGAACTCTGGAAGTTATCACACGTAGCAATCCTGAGCTGCCCTTTATCATAGCTCTGCCGGATACGATGACAGGACTTCGGGGAAACCAGTATCTCAATTCCACTGCAGTTGGAAATTATGAGGATTTCATAACCAGGGACCTGTATGGTTTCCTTGAAAAGAGATATGGTAAAAGGAAACTGGGGATTTTTGGAAAGTCTTCCGGGGGTTTTGGTGCCTACAACCTGGCTTCGCAGCATCCCGATATATTTTCTGGTTTCATTGACGTTTCTGGTGATTCTGCATTCGAGTTCTGTTACCTGAAGGACTTTCCCGGCGCGTTTGAGACAATAAAGAAATACGGTACGGGGAATTTCCTGACCAAATTTTTGGAGAGCCCATCCCACACAACTGCAGAGCTTGATACGCTTAATCTCTTAGCAATGTCCGCATTCTATTCACCAAAAGAGGATGAGGATGTGGGCATAGGGCTTCCATTCAGCCTTGACACTGGCCTGGTGAGGGAAGAAATATGGAAGAAGTGGCTGGAATTTGACCCGGTAAGAAATGTAAGGCAACGCTTGGATAACCTGAGAGAACAAACAGTGGTTTTCCAGGTAGGGAATCATGACGAGTTTTCCCTGAATCTTGGCATCGGTGCATTGAGTACTATTCTCAATGAAAATAGCATCGCAAATACAATAATGCGATATGACGAAGGCCATTTCGGAATAGACTATTTCTATCGAGATTCCATCCCAATGCTCATTCAGGGAATATCACAAGAACCTGACAACAACCGCTAA
- a CDS encoding HAD-IA family hydrolase: MIRAVLFDMDGTLLDSETLSEKATNYGFMEILGRGITAEEHSQLIGRPVKKILSQWFPDKGEAIYDTGRLYFNSKLSTVETYPGISEVLEKLSRKYDLGVVTSSHRIDAQRLLTLSGLLPYIRLYVGQEDTEYQKPDPEPLNLALKRLNISSREAVYIGDQPYDIIAAHEAEIPAGAALWGSGNLERLEMYHPDRFLKKPEEIFDFIAELKQ, from the coding sequence TTGATCAGGGCTGTTCTGTTTGACATGGATGGTACTCTCCTGGACAGCGAAACGCTGTCAGAAAAGGCAACCAATTATGGATTCATGGAAATTCTGGGAAGGGGAATCACCGCAGAGGAGCATTCACAACTTATAGGAAGACCGGTGAAAAAGATACTTTCACAGTGGTTTCCAGACAAAGGTGAAGCTATATATGACACTGGTAGACTTTATTTTAACAGCAAGCTTTCAACGGTAGAGACCTATCCTGGAATAAGTGAAGTTCTGGAGAAACTGAGCCGGAAATATGATCTTGGCGTGGTAACATCAAGCCACAGAATTGATGCCCAGAGGCTTCTGACACTTTCGGGACTGCTGCCCTATATCAGGTTGTACGTTGGCCAGGAAGACACGGAGTACCAGAAACCAGACCCTGAGCCGCTGAATCTTGCGCTGAAGAGGTTGAACATAAGCAGCCGCGAAGCAGTATACATTGGCGACCAGCCTTACGACATAATTGCTGCCCATGAAGCAGAAATCCCTGCAGGTGCAGCCCTGTGGGGATCGGGAAATTTGGAGAGGTTGGAAATGTACCATCCGGACAGGTTTCTGAAAAAACCTGAAGAAATCTTTGATTTCATCGCAGAACTTAAGCAGTAA
- a CDS encoding adenosine-specific kinase, which yields MVEFETVELEIPENCNVILGYSHFIKTVEDLNEIIKTYIPSARYAISFSEASGDRLIRFEGNDRELISFANESLRKIAAGHTFMIVLREAYPIQVLNQIKSCQEVGRILAATANPLTVLVFRTPRGNGIAGVADGFSPLGVENEDHKNKRKKLLRDIGYKS from the coding sequence ATGGTGGAATTTGAAACTGTAGAACTTGAGATTCCTGAGAATTGCAACGTGATCCTTGGATATTCCCACTTCATAAAGACTGTTGAGGACCTGAATGAAATAATCAAAACTTATATCCCATCGGCAAGATACGCAATCTCATTTTCCGAAGCATCCGGAGACAGGCTGATTCGGTTTGAAGGGAATGACAGGGAGCTGATATCATTTGCCAACGAAAGCCTCAGGAAAATTGCTGCCGGCCACACTTTCATGATAGTGCTGAGAGAGGCGTACCCCATACAGGTATTGAATCAGATCAAATCCTGCCAGGAAGTTGGGAGAATTCTCGCTGCCACAGCGAACCCCCTTACTGTCCTTGTATTCAGGACTCCACGTGGGAATGGCATTGCAGGTGTTGCAGACGGATTCAGCCCTCTTGGCGTTGAGAACGAAGACCACAAAAATAAGAGGAAGAAACTGCTACGGGATATCGGGTACAAATCCTGA
- a CDS encoding tRNA uridine(34) 5-carboxymethylaminomethyl modification radical SAM/GNAT enzyme Elp3, producing the protein MEFYQIIGKEISDGIISDRDSLQRRKLTLARDLMLDHIPSDTEILRSGTVSAEKTRLLRIKPTRTISGVAVVAAMTSPESCPHGKCIYCPGGIDNNSPQAYTGHEPAALRGRNNNYDPYSIVFNRLKQLETIGHDTSKVDLIIMGGTFTARSREYQESYVKGCFDAMNMHVSASLEQAMLENETAARRCVGLTVETKPDWFFEREIDDALSYGTTKVELGVQLIDEKVLRINGRGHGVAEIVKSTQLSRDAGLKIVYHLMPGMYGSTFDDDLKSFDRMISDSSFKPDMLKIYPNLVVKGTALYRLWRQGKYMPMDTETASELIARFMEKMPPWIRVQRMQRDIPVEFIEAGVKRSDIHNIVDDKLRERGIKTMEIRTREVGKALSESGKMELVRRNYEAAGGSEVFLSFENDDHIFGFLRLRKPSDNAHRPEMNGSAIIREIKVLGEVVPVGVHSNDQWQHKGLGRSLMNCAESIVRDEWGLPRILVISGVGVRDYFRKIGYSRAGPYMGKGF; encoded by the coding sequence ATGGAGTTTTACCAGATAATAGGCAAGGAGATCTCAGATGGCATAATCTCTGACAGGGATTCACTTCAGAGGAGGAAGTTAACCCTTGCCAGGGATCTCATGCTCGATCATATTCCCAGCGATACCGAAATATTAAGATCGGGCACAGTATCTGCTGAAAAGACACGATTACTCAGGATAAAGCCAACAAGGACAATCTCCGGGGTTGCTGTAGTTGCTGCAATGACCTCACCTGAGAGCTGCCCTCATGGAAAATGCATCTACTGCCCGGGCGGAATAGACAACAATTCTCCACAGGCTTACACTGGTCATGAACCTGCGGCTCTCCGGGGACGAAACAACAATTATGATCCGTACAGCATTGTTTTCAACAGGCTCAAGCAGCTGGAAACCATTGGACATGATACAAGCAAGGTTGATCTTATAATAATGGGGGGCACGTTTACAGCCAGAAGTAGAGAATATCAGGAATCATATGTTAAGGGATGCTTTGATGCAATGAACATGCACGTTTCAGCAAGCCTTGAACAGGCGATGCTTGAGAACGAGACTGCAGCAAGAAGATGTGTCGGCCTGACAGTTGAGACCAAGCCGGACTGGTTTTTCGAAAGGGAGATCGACGACGCTCTATCCTACGGAACTACAAAGGTTGAACTGGGTGTTCAGCTCATTGATGAGAAAGTACTGAGAATAAATGGCAGAGGACATGGAGTGGCCGAGATTGTGAAATCCACCCAGCTTTCAAGGGATGCAGGACTGAAGATAGTATACCACCTTATGCCCGGAATGTACGGTTCTACATTCGATGATGACCTGAAAAGCTTTGACCGCATGATCTCCGATTCATCTTTCAAGCCTGACATGCTGAAAATATACCCAAATCTTGTTGTAAAGGGCACAGCACTTTACAGACTATGGAGGCAGGGAAAATATATGCCTATGGATACTGAAACAGCATCCGAACTCATCGCTCGCTTCATGGAAAAGATGCCGCCATGGATCAGGGTGCAGAGAATGCAGAGGGACATCCCCGTGGAATTCATTGAAGCTGGAGTAAAGAGAAGCGATATCCACAATATTGTAGATGATAAGCTCAGGGAGAGGGGAATCAAGACCATGGAAATCAGGACCAGAGAAGTGGGCAAAGCCCTTTCCGAAAGTGGGAAAATGGAGCTCGTAAGGCGTAACTATGAGGCAGCCGGAGGATCAGAAGTATTCCTGTCATTCGAGAACGATGATCACATTTTCGGTTTTCTCCGCCTCAGAAAGCCCTCTGATAACGCACATAGGCCCGAGATGAATGGATCAGCCATAATCAGGGAGATAAAGGTTCTTGGCGAAGTCGTTCCTGTTGGCGTGCATAGCAATGATCAGTGGCAGCACAAAGGGCTGGGCAGATCACTCATGAACTGTGCTGAATCCATAGTAAGGGATGAATGGGGTCTACCGAGAATCCTTGTAATCAGTGGAGTTGGAGTCAGGGACTATTTCCGGAAAATCGGCTATTCAAGGGCCGGTCCGTATATGGGAAAAGGTTTCTGA
- a CDS encoding DUF981 family protein has translation MAFIDDLAMELFTLSLVGVVSIYLTGSVYIAYRKGIKDIEEVLKPGVYPLGILGGIITIMGIYGEMTWPLPGSYNILFYDPYLIIGLILVIMAVSIAMKQKLQFTGILALFSGLIAIYYGANAYIDKMTSSPIAMLGLYIAFGLTGVFTYPTTLIYDMLPGKAKVSKLWTVVLVIFWIGLVVSAVLAALTAIEAVPQHLLSPP, from the coding sequence ATGGCATTCATAGATGATTTGGCAATGGAATTGTTCACACTGTCACTTGTTGGTGTGGTATCCATATACCTTACAGGTTCCGTTTATATTGCGTACCGTAAGGGGATTAAAGATATAGAGGAAGTACTGAAACCTGGAGTTTACCCTCTGGGAATACTTGGAGGAATCATAACCATAATGGGCATATATGGCGAAATGACCTGGCCATTGCCCGGGAGTTATAACATTCTGTTCTATGATCCGTACCTCATAATTGGGCTCATACTGGTCATAATGGCAGTCTCAATAGCAATGAAGCAGAAACTCCAGTTCACGGGAATTCTTGCCCTGTTTTCAGGACTTATTGCAATTTACTACGGTGCAAACGCTTACATAGACAAGATGACCTCAAGCCCAATAGCAATGCTGGGACTTTACATAGCCTTTGGGCTGACAGGGGTATTCACATATCCCACTACACTGATATACGACATGCTTCCTGGAAAGGCAAAAGTCTCCAAACTTTGGACGGTAGTTCTGGTAATATTCTGGATAGGACTGGTTGTATCAGCTGTTCTGGCTGCTCTGACTGCAATTGAAGCTGTACCACAGCACCTGCTGTCCCCGCCGTAA
- the kdpA gene encoding potassium-transporting ATPase subunit KdpA: MITSSVSSQSGGNFWANFFVTNRYVSGSFIIIIYILLATVLAYLLSGYIAKIYKGEPTAMDRISGPVVRAFERFLGEDAKKQMEFREYFTSILVFSLFLGAIGFAVIYFQHDLPFSFSNNHMTPSLIFNTVSSFLTNTNLQHYSNPFDLSYFSTTFVITGFMFISAGIGFAASMAFIRGILSENGKIGNFYHDFLVSEFYLLFPLSVVLTFILVLSGIPQTMTPYLTITPVLSHTAFRLPLGPVATLESIKTIGTNGGGFYGANAGFPLGNPDWFTNMVELEALLLIPLASILSLGKVFDNKRFATMLYGVVMIIFVFTSFLSFFGEMSGIPSITALGMSFTGNMLGKETALGISQSTLFSVGSTITSTGAVNSALINYTPVGIMGPLLDLLMNDPLGGVGTGVLNIFMYVIFTVFITSLMVGKLPEIMSLKIGSREIRYSTLSLVTHPLLVIIPFGITLLLPQFMTSFVNTGPDKITQLLYEFATAASNNGSEVGGFVTNQPFFNYVDGIVMLLGRYLLMGFQLLIAQSFSYKKPKVQVARTVDPGSFLFGFTLFFVMILLGLLSFFPILALGPLLAFAKAFNLFILGVIP; the protein is encoded by the coding sequence ATGATAACATCGTCTGTTTCTTCACAGTCCGGCGGCAATTTCTGGGCCAATTTTTTCGTCACAAACCGCTATGTTTCAGGCTCTTTCATAATTATCATCTACATCCTTCTGGCCACAGTACTTGCTTACCTGCTTTCCGGTTACATAGCAAAAATCTACAAGGGAGAACCCACGGCCATGGACCGCATAAGCGGTCCGGTAGTCAGGGCATTTGAGAGATTCCTGGGCGAGGATGCCAAGAAGCAGATGGAATTCAGGGAATATTTTACGTCCATCCTGGTCTTCTCTCTGTTTCTGGGGGCAATAGGTTTTGCAGTAATTTATTTCCAGCATGATCTTCCGTTTTCTTTTTCCAACAACCACATGACGCCGAGTCTCATATTCAACACTGTCTCCAGTTTTCTCACAAACACCAATCTCCAGCACTACTCCAATCCCTTTGATCTCAGTTATTTCAGCACCACTTTTGTAATCACCGGCTTCATGTTCATATCCGCAGGTATTGGGTTTGCAGCTTCCATGGCATTCATAAGGGGAATACTCAGTGAAAATGGGAAAATAGGGAATTTTTACCATGATTTTCTTGTGTCTGAATTCTACCTGCTTTTTCCACTTTCTGTTGTGCTCACTTTCATTCTGGTTCTCTCCGGGATTCCCCAGACAATGACGCCATATCTTACCATAACTCCAGTCCTGAGCCATACTGCATTCAGGCTCCCATTAGGCCCGGTAGCCACTCTGGAATCCATTAAAACCATAGGGACAAATGGAGGAGGTTTTTATGGCGCAAACGCCGGATTTCCCCTGGGCAACCCTGACTGGTTCACTAACATGGTGGAGCTTGAGGCCCTGCTCCTGATTCCTCTTGCCTCGATTCTTTCACTGGGAAAAGTTTTCGATAATAAGCGCTTCGCAACAATGCTTTACGGCGTCGTAATGATAATTTTTGTCTTTACTTCATTTCTTTCATTCTTTGGCGAAATGTCTGGAATACCTTCAATAACAGCTCTGGGAATGAGTTTCACAGGAAACATGCTTGGAAAAGAGACTGCCCTTGGCATCTCGCAGAGTACACTCTTCAGTGTTGGCTCTACCATAACCTCCACAGGTGCAGTGAATTCAGCCCTCATTAACTATACGCCAGTGGGCATAATGGGGCCGCTTCTTGATCTGCTCATGAACGATCCACTGGGAGGCGTGGGCACTGGAGTACTGAACATATTCATGTATGTGATTTTCACAGTGTTCATAACTTCGCTTATGGTAGGTAAACTTCCAGAAATAATGAGCCTGAAAATTGGTTCAAGGGAGATAAGGTACTCCACGCTCTCCCTTGTCACGCACCCGCTGCTTGTAATAATACCATTCGGAATAACACTGCTTCTGCCACAGTTCATGACCTCCTTCGTCAATACCGGCCCTGACAAAATCACGCAGCTCCTCTACGAATTTGCCACAGCGGCCTCAAACAACGGGTCAGAAGTGGGTGGATTTGTGACTAATCAGCCATTCTTCAATTACGTGGACGGTATTGTTATGCTTCTTGGCCGTTACCTTCTGATGGGTTTCCAGCTCCTCATAGCCCAGTCATTTTCTTATAAGAAACCTAAAGTCCAGGTAGCAAGGACTGTTGATCCCGGTTCATTCCTTTTCGGCTTCACGCTCTTCTTCGTCATGATTCTTTTGGGCCTGCTCTCTTTCTTTCCAATACTGGCACTTGGCCCTCTCCTTGCCTTCGCCAAGGCCTTTAATCTCTTCATCTTAGGGGTGATTCCATGA